From one Peredibacter starrii genomic stretch:
- a CDS encoding MlaE family ABC transporter permease yields the protein MIGQGLKHHFQTIGDVAMLTKSTFQATFSAPFYWGRLFEQIVQLGIGSLSITIVIGVVTGLVMTLQFGYGLEKFGGTLYVPAIVSLSIFRELAPIFTSLLVAGRIGSGISAEIGAMNVTQQVDAIRALGTNPIRVLVVPRVVATVISLPLLTVLSGFMGIIGGLAIAYLEFNMPIGFYVNKVLNTINFMDVFGGMIKCAFFAIVISIIACYRGFQTKEGTRGVGTAATWVVVRASIIILISDFFLSKMLLLLFG from the coding sequence ATGATTGGACAAGGTCTGAAACATCATTTCCAGACAATCGGTGACGTGGCGATGCTCACAAAGAGTACTTTTCAGGCCACTTTCTCCGCTCCCTTTTATTGGGGAAGACTTTTTGAGCAGATTGTTCAACTCGGCATTGGCTCATTATCTATTACTATTGTGATCGGAGTTGTGACTGGTCTGGTGATGACTCTCCAGTTTGGTTACGGTCTGGAGAAATTTGGTGGAACGCTTTATGTTCCGGCGATTGTTTCTCTTTCTATCTTTCGTGAGCTCGCTCCCATCTTCACTTCACTTCTGGTCGCCGGACGAATTGGTTCGGGTATCAGTGCTGAGATTGGGGCAATGAATGTGACTCAACAAGTGGATGCTATCCGCGCACTCGGAACGAATCCCATTCGCGTATTAGTGGTTCCCCGAGTTGTAGCGACGGTCATTTCGCTTCCTCTTCTCACAGTTCTCAGTGGATTCATGGGGATTATCGGTGGTCTTGCCATCGCCTATCTTGAATTCAACATGCCGATCGGGTTTTACGTTAATAAAGTATTAAACACCATTAACTTTATGGATGTTTTTGGTGGAATGATTAAATGTGCATTTTTTGCGATCGTGATTTCCATCATCGCTTGTTACCGAGGGTTTCAAACTAAGGAAGGAACTCGCGGCGTAGGAACAGCAGCAACGTGGGTGGTAGTGCGCGCCTCTATTATCATCCTTATATCAGATTTCTTTTTAAGTAAGATGCTCTTACTTTTATTTGGATAA
- a CDS encoding MlaD family protein, with translation MRVRKKDQSNLVKVGLFIAGLTVVLMIMIMSIGKENSVFDKKVDIRALVGNVSALKQGSYVELKGIRIGTVSSINIVSEDEVEIVMTILDREAQWIKKDSKISISTAGLVGDKYVEIYNGTKEAPKFDPEKDVLISEDMTDIKKILNKGETIANTTAKIMTKLDHILEKLGEGETIVDTMKTLNRASHNLETVTRDLKDAKMGQMVTNVNASMGNINKSTASLSRILDRVEKGPGTVNSLIYDESVHDDLRALLGGAQRNKVIKYFIRESIKNSERKQVPYN, from the coding sequence ATGAGAGTAAGAAAAAAAGATCAATCAAACCTGGTTAAAGTCGGTCTCTTCATTGCGGGACTTACGGTGGTCTTGATGATCATGATTATGAGTATCGGGAAAGAAAACTCGGTCTTTGATAAGAAAGTCGATATTCGTGCCTTGGTAGGTAACGTGTCTGCTCTTAAGCAAGGTTCATACGTTGAACTCAAGGGTATTCGCATTGGTACTGTAAGCAGTATCAATATCGTATCTGAAGATGAAGTTGAAATTGTAATGACGATCCTTGATCGTGAAGCTCAGTGGATTAAAAAAGATTCTAAGATCTCTATTTCAACTGCCGGTCTTGTGGGTGATAAATACGTTGAAATTTACAACGGCACAAAGGAAGCACCTAAGTTTGATCCGGAAAAAGACGTTCTTATTTCGGAGGACATGACAGATATTAAAAAAATTCTGAATAAAGGTGAAACCATCGCAAACACCACCGCTAAGATCATGACGAAGCTTGATCATATTCTGGAAAAGCTTGGCGAGGGCGAAACAATTGTCGACACCATGAAGACGCTTAACCGCGCCTCACACAATTTGGAAACCGTTACTAGAGACCTAAAAGACGCAAAAATGGGTCAGATGGTTACGAATGTGAATGCGAGCATGGGTAACATCAATAAATCTACGGCATCACTTTCACGCATCCTGGATCGCGTGGAAAAGGGCCCAGGCACTGTTAACTCTCTCATCTACGATGAAAGTGTGCATGACGATCTCAGAGCGCTTCTTGGTGGAGCGCAAAGAAACAAAGTCATTAAGTACTTCATCCGCGAGTCGATCAAAAATTCTGAGCGTAAGCAAGTTCCTTACAATTAG
- a CDS encoding ABC transporter ATP-binding protein encodes MSSILEVRHLKKSFDEKVVHRDVSFCMKSGETIALLGNSGTGKSVLLRSIIGLDPIDDGEIFFHGKRIDQLTEKQLFPVRTKISYAFQSGALFDSISVFENIAYPLFEHTKLSEEEIHKKVEDILEIVNMKDAIELMPSDLSGGMQKRVGLARAMVLNPEMILYDEPTAGLDPVNVEMVMEVINRFKAKKVSGILVTHDIPVAKKICDRILILKDGVIGFEGTLEEFENSKDPFVQSFLITD; translated from the coding sequence ATGAGCTCGATTCTGGAAGTGAGACATTTAAAAAAGAGTTTCGATGAAAAAGTTGTTCATCGCGATGTCTCTTTTTGTATGAAGTCGGGTGAGACCATTGCCCTACTTGGAAATTCCGGAACCGGAAAGTCAGTACTTTTGAGATCGATCATCGGTCTTGATCCAATTGATGACGGCGAAATTTTCTTTCACGGTAAAAGAATTGATCAACTGACTGAGAAACAACTTTTCCCAGTACGCACCAAAATCTCTTACGCCTTTCAATCAGGTGCATTGTTTGACTCAATTTCAGTCTTTGAAAACATCGCCTATCCTTTATTTGAACACACAAAACTTTCCGAAGAGGAAATCCACAAAAAGGTGGAAGACATCCTCGAGATTGTGAATATGAAAGATGCCATTGAACTCATGCCTTCGGATCTTTCCGGAGGAATGCAGAAGCGTGTGGGTCTGGCCCGCGCCATGGTGCTTAATCCGGAAATGATTCTATATGATGAACCTACTGCAGGTCTGGATCCGGTAAATGTTGAAATGGTGATGGAAGTTATCAATCGCTTTAAAGCGAAAAAGGTCTCTGGAATTCTCGTGACTCACGATATTCCCGTGGCCAAGAAGATCTGCGACCGCATTCTTATTTTGAAAGACGGTGTTATTGGCTTTGAAGGTACCCTGGAAGAATTTGAGAACAGCAAAGATCCCTTTGTTCAAAGCTTCTTAATCACTGATTAG
- a CDS encoding tetratricopeptide repeat protein, translated as MNKFSARLTTLFVASALAASSVLADVIDQETFKTHLRWNLMVPRDQFYIVKRDQTLYIETVNLQMFETLAGDIAKLKTNGQYIESINYSKDNFPAKPATVAIKLKDPSVELFSFYRDADKKYILDFWINADLVSEKNAGFKKPLPVPVEEKAPVVVAKKAVTAPPKNALLNRKSPILPVVEVTKAAVAEKTINPEYRDFRYGASFIWDYNPMIPQLEKDINLASKIPDALFPIQDRSNLDDAKEAHLQLTINFYREEKWGLMNKSITLYEKKYGRDSNHVFNEYLKANALLRGNLAKPNRGITQSAMVLLTNIKDLTDNYEMKSAILRYLIQYNVDQKDHVKTLELAKQLFVEARGEFDQTMVIQSALTILHALSELKQVDKIEEFLSDKKLASILPPQMGMAYTSFALLSKGETKEIIKRYKTVEKSLVKPVHPAILYNLAESYYREAQYESSIKAYDEFLATYSYLLQSPYARLRLALEYELLDRPAAENLVLYKNAIDRSTSAEIRYEAKLRYVAFRLARKLKPTESDKETEVFLEQSPDESKALNPNLKKLLWLVRLRLFIANKEYDKALSYLTSVPLDALKPAERRVFEGDGAEIVYGLIQEAYLKEDYSKVVKIWEVYKDKYETKVAKNLYMNFVVCDAFIKLGLYKSYDRALASFKNVLSEEARTFPIWIDRTKSINLSQMIEELNLIRLVADANWTEAGAKLTSYPVSLRDSLNYPFYQGMIHFNQKNYSEAVVEFEKVLVKQNPQNQLTPRQTADLLMGYVESLYQLRDQDRFKTVVKALSDDIGRSKSAPILNISERINYLLIESYAGESNPEWKELETMTKTFREKFVKSPYNSRVGYLYGLSLIKNAKVPEGREVLSLLTNDKNVPSHIKEMCRSELATLELTEKKL; from the coding sequence ATGAACAAGTTTTCGGCCCGTTTAACGACTCTATTTGTAGCCAGCGCACTGGCCGCATCTTCAGTTTTAGCCGACGTCATTGATCAAGAAACATTTAAAACGCACTTGCGTTGGAACCTTATGGTGCCACGTGACCAGTTTTATATCGTGAAGCGTGATCAGACCCTCTACATTGAAACAGTGAATCTTCAAATGTTCGAAACATTGGCCGGAGATATCGCTAAGCTCAAAACAAACGGCCAGTACATCGAGTCTATTAATTACTCGAAAGATAATTTCCCTGCCAAACCTGCTACTGTCGCCATCAAACTTAAAGATCCATCTGTTGAATTGTTCTCTTTTTACAGAGACGCTGACAAAAAATACATTTTGGATTTCTGGATCAATGCTGATCTTGTTTCTGAGAAGAACGCGGGCTTTAAAAAACCGCTTCCTGTTCCAGTGGAAGAGAAAGCTCCAGTAGTTGTGGCAAAGAAAGCAGTAACTGCTCCTCCAAAGAATGCTCTATTAAATAGAAAGAGCCCCATCCTTCCAGTAGTGGAAGTGACGAAAGCGGCAGTGGCAGAGAAGACCATCAATCCTGAGTATCGTGATTTCAGATATGGTGCGAGTTTCATTTGGGACTATAACCCAATGATCCCTCAGTTAGAGAAAGACATTAATCTTGCCTCTAAGATTCCGGATGCTCTATTTCCGATTCAAGATCGATCAAATCTTGATGATGCGAAAGAGGCCCACTTACAGCTAACGATTAATTTCTATCGTGAAGAGAAGTGGGGACTTATGAATAAGTCCATCACGCTTTATGAGAAGAAGTACGGTAGAGATTCTAATCACGTATTTAATGAGTACTTAAAGGCCAATGCGCTTTTGAGAGGGAATCTTGCGAAACCTAATCGCGGAATCACTCAATCTGCCATGGTGCTTTTAACGAACATCAAAGATTTGACTGATAATTATGAAATGAAGTCGGCGATTCTTCGCTACCTCATTCAGTATAATGTGGATCAAAAAGACCATGTGAAGACCCTGGAGCTTGCGAAGCAACTTTTCGTAGAGGCCCGCGGTGAGTTTGATCAGACCATGGTGATTCAGTCTGCCCTTACTATTCTTCACGCTCTGAGTGAGTTAAAACAGGTCGATAAAATCGAAGAGTTCTTAAGTGATAAGAAACTTGCGAGCATCCTGCCTCCTCAGATGGGAATGGCCTATACATCTTTCGCTCTTCTTTCAAAAGGGGAGACCAAAGAGATCATCAAGCGTTACAAGACGGTTGAAAAATCTCTCGTGAAACCAGTTCATCCAGCGATCCTTTATAACCTTGCTGAAAGTTATTATCGTGAGGCCCAATACGAATCTTCGATTAAGGCCTATGATGAGTTCCTTGCTACTTACTCTTATCTATTACAATCTCCTTACGCCCGTCTAAGACTGGCCCTTGAATACGAACTTTTAGATCGACCAGCTGCTGAGAATTTAGTGCTGTATAAAAATGCGATTGATCGTTCAACCTCAGCGGAAATCAGATACGAAGCAAAACTTCGTTATGTGGCCTTCAGACTTGCCCGGAAGCTTAAACCAACTGAATCCGATAAAGAGACAGAGGTTTTTCTAGAACAATCTCCGGATGAGAGCAAAGCGCTTAATCCGAATCTAAAAAAACTTCTGTGGTTGGTTCGTCTGCGTTTATTCATTGCTAATAAAGAATACGATAAGGCCCTTTCATATCTAACATCTGTTCCTCTGGATGCACTTAAGCCGGCAGAGAGAAGAGTGTTCGAAGGTGACGGAGCTGAGATCGTGTATGGTCTGATCCAGGAAGCTTATCTGAAAGAAGACTACTCTAAGGTCGTGAAGATCTGGGAAGTTTACAAAGATAAGTATGAGACCAAAGTTGCGAAGAACCTTTATATGAACTTCGTGGTGTGTGATGCTTTTATCAAGCTTGGATTATATAAGAGCTACGATCGCGCACTTGCTAGTTTCAAAAATGTTCTGAGCGAAGAGGCCCGTACATTCCCAATCTGGATTGACCGTACGAAGTCGATAAATCTTTCTCAGATGATCGAAGAACTAAACCTTATCCGCTTGGTGGCGGATGCAAATTGGACCGAAGCTGGAGCTAAGTTGACCTCCTATCCAGTGTCACTTAGGGACTCTCTGAACTATCCTTTTTACCAGGGGATGATCCATTTTAATCAAAAGAACTACTCTGAAGCAGTGGTGGAGTTTGAGAAAGTGCTGGTTAAACAGAACCCTCAAAACCAGCTTACCCCTCGCCAAACTGCTGACCTTTTAATGGGTTACGTAGAGTCCCTCTATCAGTTAAGAGACCAGGATCGCTTTAAAACTGTGGTTAAAGCTTTAAGCGATGATATCGGACGATCGAAGTCGGCACCGATCTTGAATATCTCCGAGCGGATCAACTACCTCCTCATCGAGTCGTATGCAGGGGAGTCGAATCCAGAGTGGAAGGAGCTCGAGACGATGACGAAAACATTCCGAGAAAAATTTGTAAAATCTCCTTACAACTCACGTGTTGGGTATCTTTATGGGCTATCATTGATAAAGAATGCCAAAGTGCCAGAAGGGCGTGAGGTATTGAGTCTCTTAACGAATGATAAGAATGTTCCTTCTCATATAAAAGAAATGTGTAGAAGTGAATTGGCGACACTAGAACTGACAGAAAAAAAATTATAG
- a CDS encoding sigma-54-dependent transcriptional regulator, producing MDDMNFLHQSFDGSSVMNFPPIIIVEDDKLLGLSLKKYLEQTLKLNVQLYSSSEDCLMNFAKFHPKENPFCLVTDISLEQGSDGLLLIDILKDKGFEFVSIVMTGFASIETAIAATKKGVFHYLTKPFEIENLKKLVIQALQTKLSTVLPREIVSEGEGVFAAGDRNKATSRLKIDRPTVEDTFEGMIGRSKAMRDVFDRIQKVAKTDSTILIMGPSGTGKELVASAIHKLSSRNLKNRVSVNCGAIPAELLESELFGHMKGAFTGAISNRKGRFELAQNGTIFLDEIGDMPQLLQVKLLRVLQERQIEPVGSSENIDIDVRVIAATHRDLEKAVAEGKFREDLFYRLNVIPIKMPALKERREDIPLLISHFLDRFVSADRSNEISFAPLTMDLLMGYDWPGNVRELENVIERLVILRGGNEILPEDLPAKIFRSNPLATHQYKTLFELPEIGVDLKQILSDIEDSLIMQAMNRTRGNKNQASKLLALNRTTLIEKMKKKNLEL from the coding sequence ATGGACGATATGAATTTCCTGCATCAAAGTTTTGATGGATCAAGTGTCATGAATTTCCCGCCCATCATCATCGTTGAAGACGATAAGCTTCTGGGACTCTCACTTAAAAAATACCTCGAGCAAACTCTCAAATTGAACGTGCAGTTGTATTCAAGCTCAGAAGACTGCCTAATGAACTTTGCTAAGTTCCACCCGAAAGAAAACCCTTTCTGTCTTGTGACAGATATCAGCCTTGAGCAGGGTTCTGACGGTCTACTCTTAATCGATATCCTGAAGGACAAAGGTTTTGAGTTCGTATCAATCGTCATGACTGGTTTTGCGAGCATTGAAACTGCCATCGCAGCGACTAAGAAAGGTGTTTTCCACTATCTTACGAAGCCATTCGAAATTGAGAACTTGAAGAAGCTGGTAATCCAGGCCCTTCAGACGAAGCTATCAACTGTTCTTCCGCGCGAGATCGTGTCTGAAGGCGAGGGTGTATTCGCAGCTGGAGATCGTAACAAAGCGACTTCTAGGCTTAAAATTGATCGTCCTACAGTGGAAGATACTTTCGAGGGCATGATTGGTCGCTCGAAGGCCATGCGTGATGTATTCGATCGTATTCAAAAAGTAGCGAAAACAGATTCTACCATCCTTATCATGGGTCCATCTGGGACAGGTAAGGAGCTTGTTGCTTCTGCTATCCATAAACTATCAAGCCGTAATCTTAAAAACCGCGTTTCTGTAAACTGTGGTGCGATTCCTGCTGAACTTCTTGAGAGTGAACTTTTTGGTCACATGAAAGGTGCCTTCACTGGTGCTATTTCAAATCGCAAAGGTCGCTTCGAGCTTGCTCAAAACGGCACCATCTTCCTGGATGAAATTGGTGATATGCCACAGCTTCTCCAGGTGAAACTTCTTCGCGTTCTTCAAGAGCGTCAGATTGAGCCGGTTGGTTCTTCTGAAAACATCGATATCGATGTGCGCGTGATTGCGGCAACTCACCGTGATCTTGAGAAGGCAGTTGCAGAAGGTAAGTTCCGCGAAGATCTGTTCTATCGCTTGAATGTTATTCCTATTAAAATGCCTGCGCTTAAAGAGCGTAGAGAAGATATTCCTCTTCTTATCTCGCACTTCCTGGATCGTTTTGTTTCAGCTGACCGTTCGAACGAAATCAGTTTTGCTCCATTAACGATGGATCTATTGATGGGTTATGACTGGCCAGGAAACGTTCGTGAACTAGAGAACGTGATCGAACGTCTGGTCATTCTTCGTGGTGGTAACGAGATTCTTCCTGAAGATCTTCCAGCGAAAATCTTCCGTTCGAATCCACTTGCTACTCACCAGTACAAGACATTGTTTGAACTTCCAGAAATCGGCGTGGATCTGAAGCAGATTCTTTCTGATATTGAAGACTCACTTATCATGCAGGCGATGAATCGCACTCGCGGAAATAAGAATCAGGCATCGAAGCTTCTTGCTCTGAACAGAACAACACTGATCGAGAAAATGAAAAAGAAGAACTTGGAATTGTAA